One stretch of Chryseobacterium sp. LJ668 DNA includes these proteins:
- the bamA gene encoding outer membrane protein assembly factor BamA: MKFRLLPIIMFAASAHFYGQVTPQDSTKVNNTSVLAENQTGTYTLKDIVVDGVKKYTPAQILRFTGLSKGEEVDIPGQKISNGIKKLWDTQSFSEVEVYIESIEGKTVVLKFYLEDLKDLGEVKFTGKGISKSKNEKLAKDNNLKPGTKITQNLISSLQTNIPKDYVKKGFADAKITIEDKVNAGDPNLVDWTINVEKGKKVKISHIEFEGNESVTDAKLRKKAFKETKQKRFGIGGILKSSKFIEEKYQEDKQSLINYYNSLGYRDAQIVSDSVWRNKKNNYEINVKLSEGKKYYIGDISFTGNTVYSTEYLQRILGYKKGDIYDAVGFNKKVGEDGGKEDDSDIKSIYMNNGYLFSNVTPVEKSVNGDNINLEIRINEGEQATWNRVTWEGNTTTHDHVILRALRTKPGELFKKTEIKRTYFDLAGMSFFDPQQIGQDIKPNQQDNTVDINWTLVEKGSSQVQLQAGYGGNSFIGTLGLTFNNFSLRNFLKFKDFRPVPQGDGQTLSIQAQAGQYFQNYGISFVEPWLFGTKPTALSVSLNNSRVNYSQSNGPDQRLNIFSATVGLNRLLKWPDDYFSLYTGIQFQKYNFSNYPFEFGDTTELYGNANNLSLNIGLSRNSAGIDPIFPTIGSNIELSGKFTPPYSLFSNKDYSTMSPTDKYKWMEFYKIKFKADVYNEVAGKLVLRSSAEMGFMDGYNKELGAPPFERFYVGGTGLFGGRFDGRELIPLRGYENASTYGGTIDDITQKGGGTIYNRFTLELRYPISMSQTAKIYALTFAEGGNVWNSWGKYNPFQLKRSVGVGVRVYMGAFGLIGFDFAYGFDKTILGTEPSGTKTHFLMNQSL; the protein is encoded by the coding sequence ATGAAGTTTAGACTATTACCCATCATTATGTTTGCCGCTTCTGCACATTTTTATGGACAGGTGACGCCACAAGACAGCACAAAGGTAAACAACACCTCTGTTCTTGCGGAAAATCAAACAGGAACTTACACTCTGAAAGACATTGTTGTTGATGGGGTCAAAAAATATACACCGGCACAGATTTTAAGATTTACAGGCCTCTCAAAAGGAGAAGAAGTAGATATTCCGGGGCAGAAAATCAGTAATGGTATCAAAAAGCTTTGGGATACACAATCTTTCTCTGAAGTAGAGGTATATATCGAAAGCATTGAAGGTAAAACTGTTGTTTTGAAATTTTATCTTGAAGATTTAAAAGATCTGGGTGAAGTAAAATTTACAGGGAAAGGGATCAGTAAATCTAAAAACGAAAAACTCGCCAAGGATAACAACCTGAAACCAGGTACAAAGATTACCCAAAATTTGATCTCGAGCCTGCAAACAAATATTCCGAAGGATTATGTGAAAAAAGGCTTTGCTGATGCCAAAATTACGATCGAAGATAAAGTAAATGCAGGTGATCCTAATCTTGTTGACTGGACGATCAATGTAGAAAAAGGAAAAAAAGTAAAAATCAGCCATATCGAGTTTGAAGGTAATGAAAGCGTTACCGATGCTAAACTTCGTAAAAAAGCTTTCAAAGAAACAAAACAAAAAAGATTTGGAATTGGTGGTATTTTAAAATCTTCAAAATTTATTGAAGAAAAATATCAGGAAGACAAACAAAGTCTGATTAATTATTACAACTCTTTAGGATACAGAGATGCGCAGATCGTTTCAGATTCTGTATGGAGGAATAAGAAAAACAATTACGAAATTAATGTAAAACTGAGTGAAGGTAAAAAATATTACATTGGTGATATTTCTTTTACAGGAAACACGGTATATTCTACAGAATATCTTCAGAGAATCTTGGGATACAAAAAAGGAGATATTTACGATGCTGTAGGATTCAATAAAAAAGTAGGTGAAGACGGAGGTAAAGAAGACGATTCTGATATCAAATCGATCTATATGAATAACGGTTATCTTTTCTCAAATGTGACACCTGTAGAGAAATCCGTAAATGGCGATAACATCAATCTGGAAATCAGAATCAATGAAGGTGAACAGGCAACGTGGAACAGAGTAACATGGGAAGGAAATACAACAACCCATGACCACGTAATTCTGAGAGCTTTAAGAACAAAACCGGGAGAATTATTTAAGAAAACCGAAATCAAAAGAACCTATTTTGATTTAGCAGGGATGTCTTTCTTTGATCCACAACAGATTGGTCAGGATATTAAGCCAAATCAGCAGGATAACACTGTTGATATCAACTGGACGTTGGTTGAAAAAGGTTCTTCTCAGGTTCAGTTGCAGGCAGGTTACGGAGGTAACAGCTTTATCGGAACTTTAGGATTGACTTTTAATAACTTCTCTCTTAGAAATTTCCTGAAATTTAAAGATTTCAGACCCGTTCCTCAAGGTGACGGGCAAACATTGTCAATTCAGGCACAGGCAGGTCAATATTTTCAGAATTATGGAATTTCATTTGTTGAGCCATGGTTATTCGGAACAAAACCAACTGCATTATCTGTAAGTTTAAATAACTCAAGAGTAAATTACAGCCAGTCTAACGGTCCCGATCAGAGATTAAATATTTTCTCGGCAACAGTAGGTTTAAACAGATTGTTGAAATGGCCGGATGATTATTTCTCATTATATACGGGAATTCAATTCCAGAAGTATAACTTTAGTAACTATCCTTTTGAATTTGGAGATACGACAGAATTGTACGGTAATGCCAATAACTTAAGTTTAAATATAGGATTAAGCAGAAACTCTGCAGGTATAGATCCTATTTTCCCTACAATAGGTTCAAATATTGAATTATCAGGTAAATTTACTCCGCCATATTCATTGTTTAGTAACAAAGACTACTCTACAATGTCCCCAACGGATAAATATAAGTGGATGGAATTTTATAAAATCAAATTCAAGGCTGATGTTTATAATGAAGTTGCAGGCAAATTGGTCTTAAGATCTTCTGCTGAAATGGGTTTTATGGATGGGTATAACAAAGAATTGGGAGCTCCGCCATTTGAGAGATTTTATGTAGGGGGTACCGGTCTTTTCGGAGGTAGATTTGATGGTAGAGAATTGATTCCGTTGAGAGGGTATGAAAATGCTTCTACATATGGAGGAACAATTGATGATATCACTCAGAAAGGTGGAGGTACTATTTACAACAGATTTACGTTAGAATTAAGATACCCGATTTCAATGAGTCAAACCGCAAAAATTTATGCTCTAACTTTTGCTGAAGGAGGTAACGTATGGAACTCTTGGGGCAAGTACAATCCTTTCCAGCTGAAACGTTCTGTTGGGGTAGGGGTAAGAGTTTATATGGGTGCATTTGGTTTGATAGGATTTGATTTTGCGTATGGATTTGACAAGACTATACTTGGTACAGAGCCGTCAGGTACAAAGACTCACTTCTTAATGAACCAATCTTTATAA
- a CDS encoding acyl-CoA thioesterase has translation MEKEVSTTVKVRFSDCDPIGHLNNVKYLDYMFNAREDHVEEFYGFTYEEYTKRTGCTWIAIQNEIAYLKEVRYNTQVVISSKTIEIQDRTAKVEILMKSLDEKTIHAVLWVTVIYFNIKTRKSEVHPQDIKDTFHKFFVNLEQKDFQPRVKFLRSQNAKNS, from the coding sequence ATGGAAAAAGAAGTATCAACGACGGTAAAAGTGAGATTCAGCGACTGTGATCCGATTGGGCATTTAAATAATGTAAAATATTTAGATTACATGTTTAACGCCAGAGAAGATCATGTAGAAGAATTTTATGGTTTCACTTACGAAGAATATACGAAAAGAACGGGTTGCACGTGGATTGCTATTCAGAACGAGATCGCTTACTTAAAAGAAGTCAGATACAATACACAGGTAGTCATAAGCAGTAAAACCATCGAGATCCAGGACAGAACTGCAAAAGTAGAAATCCTGATGAAAAGCCTTGACGAAAAGACTATTCACGCGGTTTTGTGGGTTACTGTAATTTATTTTAATATTAAGACAAGAAAGTCTGAGGTTCATCCACAGGATATCAAAGATACATTCCACAAATTCTTTGTAAATTTAGAACAGAAAGATTTTCAGCCAAGAGTTAAATTTTTAAGATCGCAAAACGCGAAAAATTCATAA
- a CDS encoding OmpH family outer membrane protein — translation MKNFKILFTSLALLLFSFSNAQKIGVVDTNYILNMMPQYKEAEARLNSQIDTWEQELQSLQAEFDKKRSAFENEKVLLVGDQLKLREKEVLDLEKNIKTTTSLRFGKTGEIHQLRANLVEPFQDQIYAAIRTMVQKNGLGIVLDKSNDINVISLEKRYDYTDKVLDILLKGTTEKEKKSNKK, via the coding sequence ATGAAGAATTTTAAAATACTTTTCACTTCTCTGGCACTATTGCTTTTCAGTTTCAGCAATGCACAAAAAATTGGTGTTGTTGATACCAATTATATTTTAAATATGATGCCTCAGTATAAAGAGGCGGAAGCAAGGCTAAATTCTCAGATAGATACTTGGGAGCAGGAACTTCAAAGCCTGCAGGCTGAATTTGATAAAAAAAGATCAGCTTTCGAGAACGAAAAAGTACTCTTAGTAGGCGATCAGCTGAAACTGAGAGAAAAAGAAGTATTGGATTTAGAAAAGAACATCAAAACCACTACAAGTTTAAGATTCGGCAAAACAGGAGAAATCCACCAGTTGAGAGCCAACTTAGTAGAGCCTTTTCAGGACCAGATCTATGCAGCCATAAGAACGATGGTACAGAAAAATGGTCTGGGCATAGTTCTTGATAAGAGCAACGACATTAATGTAATTTCATTAGAAAAAAGATATGACTATACAGACAAAGTATTAGATATATTACTAAAAGGAACGACAGAGAAGGAAAAAAAATCGAATAAAAAATAG
- the rfbD gene encoding dTDP-4-dehydrorhamnose reductase, with protein sequence MKKIAVIGSNGQLGNCIRKIAPDFGLDYEFIFTDSATLDITKENQVKDFFSEHRPEFCINASAYTAVDLAEKERAKAFAVNAYGVENLAKACADHATVFIHISTDYVFDGETNLDYSEDDFTSPIGAYGESKKEGEELALEANPETVILRTSWLYSEFNKNFVKTMLHLFAQKDELGIVGDQFGQPTNANDLAEAVMEIIETPQKTFGIFHFSNYPETTWFEFAKKIADFSKSSVKLNSLTTEQYPTPAKRPKRSTLCLDKIEEIYKIEPKHWENSLEECVQILSR encoded by the coding sequence ATGAAGAAAATAGCAGTAATAGGCAGCAACGGACAATTGGGAAACTGCATCAGAAAAATCGCTCCGGATTTTGGATTGGATTATGAATTTATTTTTACAGATTCAGCAACCTTAGATATAACCAAAGAAAATCAGGTTAAAGATTTTTTTTCTGAGCATAGACCGGAATTCTGTATCAATGCCTCAGCTTATACAGCGGTAGATCTTGCCGAGAAAGAAAGAGCAAAGGCATTTGCAGTAAATGCGTATGGTGTTGAAAATTTGGCAAAAGCTTGTGCAGATCACGCAACTGTTTTCATTCATATTTCCACAGACTATGTTTTTGATGGCGAAACCAATTTAGATTATTCCGAAGATGATTTCACAAGTCCCATCGGTGCCTATGGCGAATCAAAGAAAGAAGGAGAAGAATTGGCTTTAGAAGCAAATCCTGAAACTGTGATTTTGAGAACATCATGGCTATATTCAGAATTCAATAAAAACTTTGTAAAAACAATGTTGCATTTATTCGCTCAAAAAGACGAGCTTGGGATTGTTGGTGATCAGTTCGGCCAGCCTACCAATGCAAACGATTTGGCAGAAGCGGTCATGGAAATTATTGAGACACCTCAAAAAACTTTCGGAATCTTTCATTTCTCAAATTACCCGGAAACAACATGGTTTGAGTTTGCAAAAAAAATCGCAGACTTTTCAAAATCCTCTGTAAAACTAAATTCATTAACTACCGAGCAATATCCAACTCCTGCGAAAAGACCAAAAAGGAGTACTCTCTGTCTCGATAAAATTGAAGAAATTTATAAGATCGAACCCAAACATTGGGAAAACAGCTTGGAAGAATGTGTTCAAATTCTTTCGAGATAA
- a CDS encoding OmpH family outer membrane protein produces MKKLSVLFAAAMMVVSVGMAKAQKIATLDVAGILNAMPEKKKADTELQTFVNAKQAEIKKKADAAQTKYALYTKEAPTKTEAENKARGEEMQKIQEEMAQMEDKMRKDATAKQDLLFEPIEKKLMEIVTKVAKANGYDYIMDANSTGLVYKAGPDATPAVKKELGL; encoded by the coding sequence ATGAAAAAATTAAGTGTATTATTTGCAGCAGCGATGATGGTTGTATCTGTAGGTATGGCAAAAGCGCAAAAAATTGCTACTCTGGATGTCGCAGGTATCCTTAATGCAATGCCAGAAAAGAAAAAAGCTGATACAGAATTACAAACTTTTGTAAATGCAAAACAGGCTGAAATTAAGAAAAAAGCTGACGCTGCACAAACGAAGTATGCTCTTTATACCAAAGAAGCTCCTACAAAAACTGAAGCTGAAAACAAAGCAAGAGGTGAAGAAATGCAGAAGATTCAGGAAGAAATGGCTCAGATGGAAGATAAAATGAGAAAAGATGCTACTGCAAAGCAGGATTTACTTTTCGAACCTATCGAAAAAAAACTGATGGAGATTGTAACTAAAGTTGCTAAAGCAAACGGTTACGATTACATTATGGATGCCAACTCTACAGGATTAGTTTACAAAGCAGGTCCTGATGCAACTCCGGCTGTGAAAAAAGAATTAGGTCTTTAA